In a single window of the Cydia pomonella isolate Wapato2018A chromosome 2, ilCydPomo1, whole genome shotgun sequence genome:
- the LOC133530543 gene encoding histone-lysine N-methyltransferase SETMAR-like: MQRDLYLTERFNEGDTSLKDIPHTGRPVTFDEEALQRELELHPDSTTRDLEKTLNYHYSTIDRHLQSMGYRQVLSRWTHHALTDAQHALRVNICESLLLRPQRKSFLESIITGDESWVLYENVTRKAFWMPSDKRPPTQPKSSPHGQKLLLSVFWDSQGMLLW, encoded by the coding sequence CGCTTTAATGAAGGAGACACAAGTCTAAAAGACATTCCTCATACTGGTCGCCCCGTCACTTTTGACGAAGAAGCATTGCAGCGCGAGCTTGAGTTGCATCCGGATTCCACCACCAGAGATTTAGAGAAAACTCTGAACTATCACTACAGTACCATAGATCGCCATCTGCAGTCGATGGGTTACCGTCAAGTTTTGTCAAGATGGACGCATCATGCTTTGACCGATGCTCAACATGCATTACGTGTCAACATTTGTGAAAGTCTGCTGCTGCGCCCCCAAAGAAAGAGCTTCCTGGAGTCAATCATCACTGGAGACGAGTCCTGGGTCTTGTACGAGAACGTTACACGAAAAGCCTTTTGGATGCCTTCCGATAAACGGCCACCAACACAGCCGAAAAGCAGTCCGCATGGCCAGAAACTTCTCCTGTCAGTTTTCTGGGATTCGCAAGGAATGTTGCTGTGGTAG